A region of the Leishmania panamensis strain MHOM/PA/94/PSC-1 chromosome 10 sequence genome:
TGCGGAGGTCGGGTTTCTCAGGCTGTTAACGCTGTGCCCCTCCAaatcgagagagagagagagagagacgtgctCACGGGGACATGTGCGCCTTGACACATCATGACGTTAGCGGCACATTCCGCACAGGAACACAGGTTGGGTGCCTTTAGCAGTTTCCTTCGTTTCTCTTGGGATCCTTGTTTGTTGTTTACATCTATAACAGCATAGGACTACAGCACACCTGCCAACGCACATCTCTGTGCTTTGGAACGCGTGCAGCGGGTATGTACATGGCGGGTAGTGGCGTCTCACTGGTGACTGCAGGTTGGCACAGCagtgagagaaaaaaaacagaggagACAACGAAGAAGCGCGAAACCACGAcaacggggggggggggggagagagccgCCTTcggcagagcagcaaagCGCCTGTAGATAAACCcagcgcatacacacgcgaGTCCACTGGCCCCCGCGTGTGTGCTCATTTGCCCACCTTGAGGAGGGCCCGACGATACTGCTCCGGCACGCCCAGCTCTTCCAGCTCGCCTAACTTGCGGTGACGGATTGCCTCCAGGGCTGCCTGCCGCTCACGTGCCTCCTTGCGGATCTGGTTGCCCTCCTCAAtctcctcctgccgctggcgacggcgacgctcCTCAATCTCCATCATCTGCTTCAGTAACGCTAGCGAATTCTCTTCCTGCAGGCGGCGAGTGCGGGCCTGGCGCTCGAGTTCCTGCTCACGACTGATTTTCTGCACTGCCAGCATGCGGTCAAGCTCCTCCTGTTCCTGCGCCTTCTCTAAGGCCTTTAAGCGGTTGCGCTCTTCTACCTGGGCGAGGCGGGCCTGCTGAAGGTCGGCATGCATGGCATTTTTccgctccgctgcctccttttcctttcgaCGCTCCTCACGAATGTATGCCTCCTGCACGCGACGGGCGCGcaactcctccagctccgcctgcTTGTCCTGCACTCGCTGCTGGCTCGCACGTAGccgcgccacctccatctccttctcGTACCGAATACGCGCTTGCTCCTCAGCGTAGGCCTCATCGCGTGCTTCTTTCTGCTTAATGTACTCCGCCATCTTCCgttcctcctccagcagcatctcCCTTTCGCGCTTCTTCAGGGCGATCTGCTCGGCATTCGCGATGgcggcctcctccatcagccGTCGGGCCGCTTCGATACGACGTAGCTtttccgccttctcctccacctgcagGAGCTCTATGTGGCGACTCATGGCAtcctgctcctgctgatGCCGCTCCAGCCGGCGCACCCGCTCCACATCACGCTCATGAAGCTGCACCTTGATCATGGCGGCgtttcgctgctgctcctccatccGCTGTCGCTCGCGCTCGAGGTATACCTGTTgcgccctctccgcctcctgcgccatGAGTGCGTCCATCTGGCGGTTGtacgccgcctcctcctctacgcGCTTTTGTTTCTCCagtcgctgcgcctcgcgAGTGGCGACACATTTCGCCTCCATGATGACGCGATTCATTGCCTTCACCTCATCATACTCCTCGTCTAGTTTCAGCCGTGCCTTCTCCAGGTTCaactggcgcagctgcgcctgctcgaTCTCCTCCGCCGTCCGCGGCGCCGCACCGTTGCGGGTCCGCTCCGCATCGAACTCCTGcatgcggcggcggtgctcctCGGCGGCccccgtgtgcgtgcgtgaggcTGCCGTGgtcgctgccgtgccgccgAGGCTGCCAAGGAAGCGGCCATCAATCATACCGCGGATAATATCCAGTTCGGTCTTGGTGATGATGGCGGAGTCGCGGGGCGCGCCGCGTGCGTTTAGCTCCTTGCGCAACGCCCCATCGGACTGACCCCGACGGCGAGGCGGGAAGACGTCACAGGGGTTGCTGCTGAAGAAGGTCATCTGTCGCTGTCTCTCCACACGCCTGTGTCGGTGCGTTTGTGCCGGGAGTAGGTCGCTTGATGACGGGTGCGAAAGGGCCACCGCGGAGAGCCTGGCGTGCGTTCAATGAGAGGGGAATGCGTAGAAGgctgcgagagaagaaggcgatgaTGGGTAAGTGGAGATCACGCGAAGAAGGCCCAAGCACACAAAAAAACCAGACAAGGCCTAAGAAAAAGGCGTGCTTCGTTCGCtgactcgctcgctctccctcccagtgtgtgtgtgtgggtgggtgccgGTTCGTGCAGCCGCATCGATATAGTCAAATACACACCGAGAAtggggggtgaggagagaggcgaaaaggggggtagggggaggaggtAGTGGAGGCAGTGGGAAAAGGTGCGCAGCGCTTAACTCATCAAGACTGGCTGGACTTCGCATAAAACGTCCCTTAGCCGCGTAAAGCAGGTGACGAAAGGCATGAATGCAACACGTCCACCGTACTTTGATCTCATCCTGCACGTCCTGAGATGCAgaatgagaaagagagtgacACAGCCAATATCATGCTGTACAGAGATCGTCGCCAGGGGTAGCTACTGGTGCCTGTGTGCACACCCACTCGTCAGCAGTTGCAACGTCgtgaggaaaggggagtGGAGGTCGGCTCGAAAAATCGTCTGGTACGAGGTATCCCATCATTGTGTCGGTTTGATTGTGTGTCGTTCTTCAGGGACGAGCCACACGTGCAGAGAcaaacgaggagagagaggcggcaagcgaaagaaaagtgAGCACAGTCAAGCAAACAACAAAAGGCCAAGCACACCGCGTGAAGAACAGCCAACAAGTCCgcaagggagggaggacggGAAGAGAAGTGCGCGCGCATAAAGGGCTAAGTCGCCAAGTGCaccgagagagcgagagagaatgCGGAGGGTacgcggagagggaggctcACATCAACAGCAGAGTCTAGAAAAGTActcccacacacagcgaaacaggggagagagggggaagaaagagacacagagaagcacaaccacacccacatccacacacctGAAtatgtgcctctctgtctctgtctctctctgtctgagTCTTGCACACATGGTGAGGGACATGCGCAgggaaacgaaaaagagagaagcgactTGAGATGAAAAAGGGACGGCAGTAAAAGatacacacacgagcacatcGACGGCACAACAACGAAGACgatgggagggggagagggagggagggagggagggggcgagcgAGAGTGACTttagcacacacacacacacacacacacacacacacacgtgaaTGTCTCCATTAACTCAACCACAGTGATTTTATTGCTGTTCCGCCCCCCCTACACTCGTAAGCCATTGTCTCATCGCTCCCCTTTTCTGGTCCTTCGTGTCAGCCACTGGGAGAAGtcgtgggcggcggcgagagcATCGGTATGCTCAAGAGGCTGAACAGCCATGCAAAGCACAAACCTCTTCAGTGCTTGAAGAGCGAGTAAGAGCGAGACACGTgctcacacagacacgcacaacgACAGCTGCCGTGAGGTGGTTAGTGGAGTAGGGAAGGATGTGGAAGGGGACCAAGGTAGCAAGACATGCATCTAGGGGGGGGCACGTCGGCGAGGTCGAGGAAGAACGGGTGTGTGAGAGACGAAGTGAGATGTACACCACGAAGAGGGCTGAGCAAGATGCCGGGAAGCGGGAACATCAACCTCTCTGCTAcgtctccccctcacccctcccttaGTTAATACACACAGAGTGAGAGGGAAGACACGGAAAGTAAGAGCAGAGCAGAGTTAGCAGCCAAACAGGCAGGCACAAATGAGAGACCAACAAAGGGGGGTGAAAAGAGGAAACCGCACACAAGGGGAAAGTGAGAGCAGAGATGAGGAGGTAGCACCgtacacacctacacacacaaacgcacgcacagatgcCTGCACCAAGATGcgtccctctcttctgcagGCCCAACTCCTCCATCCGTCGTCCCAGAAGGGTTCCCCTCGCTTGACAGGCAGCCGTGTCTGTAGATATTTCTCCGTGTCTTTATGCTTCAGCTTTTAACCGGATCTGCCATTCAAGGTAGTGCTGTGCTGCGATTGTGGGCCCAaacgcgcggcggcgcccgGCATGTGACGCAACGAGGAAGGCGCGTCATGCCTAGCAGCActtgctttcctttttgttgCTCCCCTGGCGGTCGAGGTGGACGCTCTGCGCGCGAGCAGCCGCGTTGTCGCCAGCCCCCGGTGCCTTGCCGTTACGCTCCTTCATATCCTCGAAGATGAAGCTGGTGATCTGCTGGAAGGCTGTCTGAAcattctctttctccttcgcgCTTGTCTCGATGAATGCCATGTTGTGCTGCTGAGCCCAGGCTAGCGCCTCCTCGCACGTCACCTGGCGGCTGGAGCGCGCCTCGTCGCTTTTGCACCCCACCAGCAGACACGGGATACCGGGCAGGGCCTGTTGCCGCACGCGATCCATCCACTGCTCCAGATGTACAAAAGACGGGCGGTGGGTAAGGTCGAAGCACAGCAGAACGCCATTAGCGCCGCGGTAGAACGCCGTGGCGACGGACTGGAAGCGCTCCTGGCCGGCCGTGTCCCAAATCTGAAGGCGGACACGCTTGTCCATGTAGCTCATTTGGTGCATGCGGAAGTcgatggcgatggtggaCGCGTAGTCCTTGTAGAAGACATCCTCGGAGAGGCGCACAGTCAAGGAGGACTTGCCTACACCACTGTCACCAATGACGATGATCTTGAAGATGTAGTCGCAGTCACCGCCGGGGGTATTGGGGTTGCTCATCATCGGGatggaaagggagaaggatgAAGTTGGTGGACCAAGGGGTGTGTACGTGCTTTGTCAGTATATACGTGTGCCTAGGCGACGCGCGCTGGTGCTCGGTAGAGGAGAACAGTACTCTACTAGgggcgcagaggagaggagagaacgcAGGTGAGCAGGAAAAAGGAGATGCACTGGCGTGTAGGGTGCCGGTGATTTCGCCTGTTTGTGTAGCTTCCCGGCTTGATGGCGTTGAATCAATTGGTGTCTAAGAGGGAATGGGCCGTGTATGACAGCaagagggggtgagagaaaACAGGAAAGCAAGCAAaggaagacacacagagggcGCGCGTGGAGGCAGGGTGGTGATACGTTGCAGATACGCGAGTGTAGAGAGGGGGCTGTACAGAGACAAGGGAAGCGAGGGTGtagaaggaaaggagaggactTACACTCGTGGTGCACGTGtgtatatatacacacacacacacaagggcgTGGAATGACGGATGGCGagtgcgggtgggtggggtggggggggggggagaaggaagtgGAG
Encoded here:
- a CDS encoding hypothetical protein (TriTrypDB/GeneDB-style sysID: LpmP.10.1060) yields the protein MTFFSSNPCDVFPPRRRGQSDGALRKELNARGAPRDSAIITKTELDIIRGMIDGRFLGSLGGTAATTAASRTHTGAAEEHRRRMQEFDAERTRNGAAPRTAEEIEQAQLRQLNLEKARLKLDEEYDEVKAMNRVIMEAKCVATREAQRLEKQKRVEEEAAYNRQMDALMAQEAERAQQVYLERERQRMEEQQRNAAMIKVQLHERDVERVRRLERHQQEQDAMSRHIELLQVEEKAEKLRRIEAARRLMEEAAIANAEQIALKKREREMLLEEERKMAEYIKQKEARDEAYAEEQARIRYEKEMEVARLRASQQRVQDKQAELEELRARRVQEAYIREERRKEKEAAERKNAMHADLQQARLAQVEERNRLKALEKAQEQEELDRMLAVQKISREQELERQARTRRLQEENSLALLKQMMEIEERRRRQRQEEIEEGNQIRKEARERQAALEAIRHRKLGELEELGVPEQYRRALLKVGK
- a CDS encoding rab1 small GTP-binding protein, putative (TriTrypDB/GeneDB-style sysID: LpmP.10.1070), encoding MMSNPNTPGGDCDYIFKIIVIGDSGVGKSSLTVRLSEDVFYKDYASTIAIDFRMHQMSYMDKRVRLQIWDTAGQERFQSVATAFYRGANGVLLCFDLTHRPSFVHLEQWMDRVRQQALPGIPCLLVGCKSDEARSSRQVTCEEALAWAQQHNMAFIETSAKEKENVQTAFQQITSFIFEDMKERNGKAPGAGDNAAARAQSVHLDRQGSNKKESKCC